Proteins encoded within one genomic window of Flavobacteriales bacterium:
- the folP gene encoding dihydropteroate synthase → MNKNKKFNTAITLESGAKLLDLSTPIVMGILNLTDDSFFDGGKHNSEKKALYQTEKLLEDGATIIDIGAYSSRPNAKHISEEEEWQRLEKNLKNINNEFPSAILSIDTFRSKIAKRSIEAGGDIVNDISAGELDSKMFDTIAQLKVPYIMMHMKGTPQNMQDNPQYDCIEDEVKRYFEKKIKQLKQKGVENIIIDPGFGFGKSLEHNYQLLNRLEHLHTLNLPLLAGVSRKSMIYKPLETDAAHALNGTSVIHTICLEKGISILRAHDVWEAMECVKLTNFAKTNL, encoded by the coding sequence ATGAATAAAAATAAAAAATTTAATACAGCAATAACGTTAGAAAGCGGAGCAAAATTGCTTGATTTATCAACACCAATAGTCATGGGTATTTTAAACCTTACTGATGACTCATTTTTTGATGGTGGAAAACATAATTCTGAAAAAAAAGCACTCTATCAAACTGAAAAATTGCTCGAAGACGGGGCTACTATTATCGATATTGGCGCCTACTCTTCTAGGCCTAATGCCAAACACATCTCTGAAGAGGAAGAATGGCAAAGACTTGAAAAAAATCTGAAAAATATTAACAACGAATTCCCCTCCGCTATCTTATCTATAGACACCTTCCGTTCAAAAATTGCAAAACGCTCTATTGAGGCTGGTGGAGACATTGTAAATGATATTTCTGCAGGTGAACTTGACAGTAAAATGTTCGACACTATTGCTCAACTTAAAGTGCCTTATATAATGATGCACATGAAAGGAACACCTCAAAACATGCAAGATAATCCACAATATGATTGTATTGAAGATGAAGTAAAACGTTATTTTGAAAAAAAGATTAAGCAGCTTAAACAAAAAGGTGTTGAAAATATAATAATTGACCCGGGTTTTGGATTTGGCAAAAGCTTAGAGCACAATTACCAACTCCTTAACCGATTAGAGCACTTACATACTCTAAATTTGCCACTTCTAGCTGGTGTTTCTAGAAAGTCTATGATTTACAAACCCCTGGAGACTGATGCAGCGCACGCACTGAATGGCACTAGCGTTATTCACACAATTTGTCTAGAGAAAGGCATATCTATTTTAAGGGCACATGACGTTTGGGAAGCTATGGAATGTGTAAAATTAACTAACTTCGCCAAAACGAATTTGTAA
- a CDS encoding DUF1599 domain-containing protein encodes MEQTIQEYDVAFAKCKDIFIKKMKDYGCAWRILRLSSLTDQIFIKAQRIRSIEMKGSQKVGEDIRNEFIGIVNYSIIALIQLEKGIAEQPDMESEEVQQLYEKFYIEANELMQSKNHDYGEAWRDMRVSSLTDLILQKLLRVKQIEDNEGKTLISEGIDANYFDMINYSIFALIKLN; translated from the coding sequence ATGGAACAGACCATTCAAGAGTACGATGTGGCGTTTGCCAAATGTAAGGATATTTTTATCAAAAAAATGAAAGACTATGGGTGTGCATGGCGTATTCTTCGTTTATCTTCCTTAACTGACCAAATTTTTATTAAAGCCCAACGCATCAGAAGTATAGAGATGAAGGGTTCTCAAAAAGTAGGTGAGGATATTAGAAACGAGTTTATAGGCATTGTAAACTATTCCATCATTGCGCTCATTCAATTAGAGAAAGGCATCGCTGAGCAACCTGATATGGAAAGCGAAGAAGTTCAACAGCTTTACGAGAAATTTTATATAGAAGCTAATGAACTTATGCAGTCTAAAAATCACGACTATGGTGAGGCTTGGCGCGACATGAGAGTAAGCTCTTTAACTGACCTTATTTTGCAAAAACTTCTTAGAGTAAAGCAAATTGAGGATAATGAGGGTAAAACGCTTATTTCTGAGGGGATAGATGCCAATTACTTTGACATGATTAACTATTCAATTTTTGCACTTATAAAATTAAACTAA
- a CDS encoding DoxX family protein, whose translation MKFITFISRLLVGVLFIISGLIKANDTVGFSYKLEEYFAADVLNLEFLIPLALVMAAGLCIVEVILGVMVLIGSRPKLANWSLMAMTVFFTFLTFYSAYFNKVTDCGCFGDAIKLTPWESFGKDIILLVLIGILFLGEKYIKPLFNEKKENMLMGIVTFFCFAFVIHTYRHLPVEDFRPYAVGNNIIEGMKSCDELGLPCTEEALYYIVKDKSTGEISEMLSTDYQNKWEQFDFVEATEKSIVLQEGYEPPIHDFSISQNGVDYTYSILEEDNAFLLVCYNITKTSSSKQEEINAFYEECQARGISFYALCASSDDNILAFQEENNIDYPFYFTDETTLKTMIRSNPGLMLLKKGTIQGKWHHNDFPHMGDIENLF comes from the coding sequence ATGAAATTTATAACATTCATATCTCGATTATTAGTAGGAGTTTTATTCATTATTTCGGGTCTAATAAAAGCCAACGATACAGTAGGTTTTTCCTACAAGCTTGAAGAATACTTTGCCGCTGATGTGCTTAACTTAGAATTCCTCATTCCACTGGCTTTAGTTATGGCAGCCGGTTTATGTATAGTAGAAGTTATATTAGGGGTTATGGTATTGATAGGGTCTCGACCTAAACTAGCCAACTGGTCTTTAATGGCTATGACTGTATTTTTTACTTTTCTGACTTTTTATTCGGCATATTTCAACAAGGTAACAGATTGCGGATGTTTTGGAGATGCTATAAAGTTAACACCCTGGGAATCCTTTGGTAAAGACATCATTTTGTTAGTATTAATCGGAATTTTATTCCTTGGTGAAAAATACATCAAACCCCTTTTCAATGAAAAGAAAGAAAATATGTTGATGGGTATAGTTACCTTTTTCTGTTTTGCTTTTGTAATTCACACTTATAGACACCTTCCTGTTGAAGACTTTAGACCTTATGCTGTTGGAAACAATATTATTGAAGGAATGAAAAGCTGCGATGAGTTGGGGTTGCCATGTACTGAAGAAGCACTTTATTATATCGTAAAAGATAAAAGTACTGGAGAAATTTCAGAAATGCTATCAACGGATTACCAAAACAAATGGGAGCAATTTGACTTTGTAGAGGCTACTGAAAAATCCATTGTATTACAAGAGGGCTATGAGCCGCCCATTCATGACTTTTCAATTTCACAAAATGGAGTAGATTATACCTATTCTATCTTAGAAGAGGACAATGCATTTTTATTGGTGTGTTATAATATCACTAAAACATCTTCTTCAAAGCAAGAGGAGATAAATGCATTTTATGAAGAATGTCAAGCAAGGGGGATTTCCTTTTATGCTTTGTGTGCCTCTAGTGACGACAATATATTAGCATTTCAAGAAGAAAATAATATCGACTATCCATTTTACTTTACGGATGAAACTACATTGAAAACAATGATTCGTTCAAATCCTGGTTTAATGCTTCTTAAGAAAGGCACAATTCAAGGAAAGTGGCACCACAACGATTTTCCTCATATGGGAGATATAGAAAATCTATTTTAG
- a CDS encoding ABC transporter permease has protein sequence MLNFITKRLAYGFLVMFGVISVVFFLFNILPGDPARMMLDQREDALQLQNIRAKYAFDKSYSEQYLLYLNDLSPLSIHSQNPSSYTNLYSKEYHYYHLISLGSYNVVLKYPYLRTSFKKSGKTVSSIISDTLPNTIILAISSILIAIILGLFVGIIAAIFKDSWIDKLALLFGVFGMSIPSFFSAILIAWIFGFVLHDFTSLNMTGSLYSVDDYGRGEYLSLSNLILPAFTLGIRPLAVIIQLTRASFLETLSKDFVRTAVAKGLSFKRVLSKHVLKNSLNPVITAISGWFASLLAGAVFVEYIFAWNGLGKEIVDALNQLDLPVVMGSVLTIAIMFISINILVDLIYAALDPRIKMN, from the coding sequence TTGTTAAATTTTATTACAAAACGGTTAGCTTACGGTTTTCTGGTCATGTTTGGTGTGATCAGTGTTGTTTTCTTTCTGTTTAATATTTTACCTGGAGACCCTGCACGTATGATGCTCGACCAAAGAGAAGATGCACTACAACTTCAAAATATCAGAGCTAAGTATGCTTTTGACAAATCCTATTCAGAACAATACCTCTTGTATTTGAACGATTTATCACCACTCTCCATTCATTCTCAAAATCCTTCATCCTATACCAATCTATATTCAAAAGAATACCACTATTATCACTTAATTTCACTAGGGAGTTATAATGTTGTTCTAAAGTATCCTTATTTGAGAACGTCCTTTAAAAAGTCTGGGAAAACGGTTAGTTCCATTATTTCAGACACCTTACCAAATACCATTATATTAGCAATAAGCTCTATCCTTATTGCCATTATTCTTGGACTGTTTGTCGGAATTATAGCAGCCATTTTTAAAGACAGTTGGATTGATAAACTTGCATTATTGTTTGGGGTATTTGGAATGTCAATACCGTCTTTCTTTTCAGCCATTTTAATTGCTTGGATATTTGGCTTTGTATTGCACGATTTTACTTCTTTGAACATGACTGGTAGTTTATATTCTGTAGATGACTATGGGAGAGGAGAATACCTTAGCCTATCGAATTTAATCCTTCCGGCATTTACCTTAGGTATTCGGCCATTAGCAGTTATTATTCAATTGACTAGAGCATCCTTTTTGGAAACATTATCTAAAGATTTTGTGAGAACGGCAGTAGCCAAGGGCCTAAGCTTTAAAAGAGTTTTGAGTAAGCACGTATTAAAAAATTCTTTAAACCCAGTTATAACGGCTATTTCAGGCTGGTTTGCAAGTCTTCTTGCCGGAGCAGTATTTGTAGAGTATATATTTGCATGGAACGGATTAGGAAAAGAAATTGTTGACGCTTTAAATCAGCTCGACTTACCTGTAGTAATGGGCAGTGTATTAACCATTGCAATAATGTTTATTAGTATTAATATTTTGGTGGATTTAATATACGCAGCCTTAGATCCTAGAATAAAAATGAATTAG
- a CDS encoding triose-phosphate isomerase: MRKKIVTGNWKMNKTLEEGVSFSDDLKQKIKTSDSEALVVLGVPFTHLDRMVQLSDDLYSVSAQDCSTKESGAFTAEISSSMVASTGAKYVILGHSERRAYHAENNADLAIKVDRSLSDDLTVIYCCGEQLHEREANTHFEIIKSQLSEALFHLTAEQMSSVVIAYEPVWAIGTGVTASSDQAQEMHAYIRSLFEEKYGKAISDDLSILYGGSCKPSNAEELFSKEDVDGGLIGGASLNPSDFIQIIDSI; this comes from the coding sequence ATGAGAAAAAAAATAGTTACTGGAAATTGGAAAATGAATAAAACACTTGAAGAGGGCGTTTCTTTTTCTGATGATTTAAAACAAAAAATAAAAACTTCAGACAGTGAAGCGTTAGTTGTATTAGGTGTGCCATTTACCCACCTAGATCGTATGGTTCAACTTTCTGATGACTTATATTCGGTAAGTGCACAGGATTGTAGCACTAAAGAAAGCGGGGCTTTTACTGCTGAAATATCAAGCTCTATGGTAGCATCTACTGGAGCTAAATATGTGATTCTTGGTCATTCTGAAAGAAGAGCCTACCATGCAGAAAATAATGCTGATTTAGCCATAAAGGTAGACCGTTCTTTGTCGGATGATTTAACGGTTATTTACTGCTGTGGTGAGCAATTACATGAACGAGAAGCAAATACTCATTTTGAAATAATAAAAAGCCAACTCTCAGAAGCCTTATTTCATCTGACAGCTGAGCAAATGTCATCCGTAGTGATTGCTTATGAACCGGTTTGGGCAATTGGTACTGGAGTAACAGCTTCATCTGACCAAGCACAAGAAATGCATGCATACATACGCTCTCTGTTTGAAGAGAAATACGGTAAAGCTATTTCAGATGACTTATCCATTCTATACGGCGGAAGCTGTAAGCCATCAAATGCCGAAGAATTATTTTCAAAAGAAGATGTTGATGGTGGTTTAATAGGAGGAGCATCCTTAAACCCATCGGATTTTATTCAAATTATAGATTCTATTTAA
- the prmA gene encoding 50S ribosomal protein L11 methyltransferase has protein sequence MNYNQVIFSFELLEPWSEILIAYLSELNFESFEETSEGIIGYILENEFSKDDIQEICEKLDCAISFDYKTVGQENWNSKWESSFNPIVIDDFCGIRADFHSQIEVENEIIITPKMSFGTGHHSTTKGMIKAMRHINFESKNVLDMGCGTAVLAILAEKLNAHSVQAIDIEEWAYKNAIENTQKNECNNITVLFGGSEKIKGDFDIILANINRNILLSDMSIYASHLKADGLILFSGFYEKDLDIIKDEATIHKLDYIEHFTIKDWVITTFRKRT, from the coding sequence ATGAATTACAATCAAGTCATATTTAGCTTTGAACTATTAGAACCTTGGTCTGAAATTCTGATAGCTTATCTTTCAGAACTCAACTTTGAAAGTTTTGAGGAAACCTCTGAGGGTATCATTGGCTATATACTTGAAAATGAATTCTCGAAAGACGATATACAAGAGATTTGTGAGAAATTGGACTGCGCCATTTCTTTTGACTACAAAACCGTTGGTCAAGAAAATTGGAATTCAAAATGGGAATCGAGTTTTAACCCCATTGTTATAGATGACTTTTGTGGTATCAGAGCCGATTTTCATTCTCAAATAGAAGTAGAAAACGAGATTATAATTACCCCAAAAATGTCATTTGGCACAGGTCATCATTCCACTACTAAAGGGATGATAAAAGCCATGCGACACATTAATTTCGAAAGTAAAAACGTTCTAGATATGGGTTGTGGCACGGCTGTTTTGGCCATTTTAGCCGAAAAGCTCAACGCCCATAGCGTTCAGGCTATTGATATAGAAGAGTGGGCGTATAAAAACGCTATTGAAAACACTCAGAAAAATGAGTGCAATAACATTACCGTTTTGTTCGGGGGAAGTGAGAAAATTAAAGGAGATTTTGATATAATCTTAGCTAATATCAACAGAAATATTTTATTATCTGATATGTCTATTTATGCCTCACATTTAAAAGCCGACGGATTGATTTTATTTAGTGGTTTTTATGAGAAAGATTTGGACATCATTAAAGATGAAGCCACAATACATAAACTAGATTATATTGAGCATTTCACCATAAAGGATTGGGTAATCACAACTTTTAGAAAACGTACTTAA